From a region of the Mauremys mutica isolate MM-2020 ecotype Southern chromosome 12, ASM2049712v1, whole genome shotgun sequence genome:
- the LOC123346774 gene encoding olfactory receptor 14A16-like — MGGESQRRGTKNIREVDASERIGKGLEVFLVIYLAALVGNLLIFMVIVFDHHLHTPMYFFLMNLSVLDLGSISVIVPKSMANSLMNIRSISYAGCVAQVFFLLFLLEVDFSLLIIMAYDRYVAICQPLHYETIMNSRACIQMAAGAWISGILYSVLHTGNTFALTFCGGNMVDQFFCEIPQLLKLTCSDSYLTEVRVLAFSICLFLGCFIFIIVSYVQIFKSVLRIPSEQGRHKAFSTCLPHLIVVSLFVCSSSFAYLKPTSSSPSALDLVMAVLYSVLPPIMNPIIYSMRNKEMKAALRRLTECM, encoded by the exons ATGGGAGGGGAATCTCAAAGAAGAGGGACCAAGAACATCCGTGAGGTGGATGCTAGTGAGAGGATTGGGAAGGGATTAGAGG TGTTTCTAGTGATTTACCTGGCAGCCCTGGTGGGGAATCTTCTTATCTTCATGGTTATAGTCTTCGAccaccaccttcacacccccatgtacttcttcctgatgaatctgtcTGTCCTAGACCTTGGCTCCATCTCTGTGAttgtccccaaatccatggccaactccCTCATGAACATCAGGTCCATTTCCTATGCTGGATGTGTTGCccaagtctttttcctcctcttcttgtTGGAAGTAGATTTTTCCCTTCTAATTATCATGGCATATGaccgatatgtcgccatctgccaaccactgcactatgagacaATAATGAACAGCAGAGCGTGTATACAAATggcagctggtgcctggatcagTGGGATTCTTTACTCTGTGCTACACACTGGGAACACGTTTGCATTGAccttctgtggaggcaacatggtcgatcagttcttctgtgaaatcccccagctaTTGAAGCTCACCTGCTCTGACTCATATCTGACTGAAGTTAGGGTTCTTGCTTTTAGTATATGTTTGTTCTTAGGCTGCTTTATTTTTATCATTGTGTCATATGTGCAGATCTTCAAATCAGTgttgagaatcccctctgagcaaggccggcataaagccttctccacctgcctccctcacctcattgtggtctccTTGTTTGTTTGCAGTTCTAgctttgcctacctgaaacccacctccagctccccaTCTGCTCTGGATCTTGTGAtggctgttctctattctgtATTGCCACCAATCATGAATCCAATTATCTatagcatgaggaacaaggagatgaaAGCTGCCCTGAGGAGACTGACTGAGTGTATGTAA
- the LOC123346775 gene encoding olfactory receptor 14A16-like, with product LLLGFSDVWGLQIFHFVLFLVIYLAALMENLLIFMAIAFDHHLHTPMYFFLMNLSIVDLGSISVIVPKSMANSLMNTRSISYAGCVAQVFFLFFLLGADFSLLTIMAYDRYVAICQPLRYETIMNSRACVQMAAGAWISGILYSVLHTRNTFALTFCGGNMVDQFFCEVPQLLKLACSDSYLSEVGVLAFSVCLVLGCFVFIIVSYVQICKLVLRIPSEQGRHKAFSTCLPHLIVVSLFVCTGAFAYLKPTSNSPSALDLVVAVLYSILPPIMNPIIYSMRNKEMNAALRRLTGCR from the coding sequence cttctcctgggattctctgacgtTTGGGGGCTGCAGATttttcactttgttttgtttctagTGATCTATCTGGCAGCCCTGATGGAGAATCTTCTTATCTTCATGGCCATAGCCTTCGAccaccaccttcacacccccatgtacttcttcctgatgaatctgtccatcgtagacctcggctccatctctgtcattgtccccaaatccatggccaactccctcatgaacaccaggtCCATTTCCTATGCTGGATGTGTTGCCCAAgtctttttcctcttcttcttGTTGGGAGCAGATTTTTCCCTTCTCACCATCATGGCATATGaccgatatgtcgccatctgccaaccactgcgcTATGAGACAATAATGAACAgcagagcttgtgtccaaatggcagccggTGCCTGGATCAGTGGAATTCTCTACTCTGTGCTACATACCAGGAACACGTTTGCATTGACGttctgtggaggcaacatggtggatcagttcttctgtgaagtCCCCCAGCTCCTCAAGCTCGCCTGCTCTGACTCATATCTCAGTGAAGTTGGGGTTCTTGCATTTAGTGTGTGTTTAGTCTtaggctgttttgtttttatcattgtGTCATATGTTCAGATCTGCAAATTAGTgttgagaatcccctctgagcagggccggcataaagccttctccacctgcctccctcacctaattgtggtctccttgtttgtttgcactggggcttttgcctacctgaaacccacctccaacTCCCCATCTGCTCTGGATCTTgtggtggctgttctctattcCATATTGCCACCAATCATGAATCCAAttatctacagcatgaggaacaaggaaatGAATGCTGCCCTGAGGAGACTGACTGGGTGTAGGTAA